A genomic segment from Glycine soja cultivar W05 chromosome 18, ASM419377v2, whole genome shotgun sequence encodes:
- the LOC114397547 gene encoding 3-oxoacyl-[acyl-carrier-protein] synthase 3 A, chloroplastic-like, which yields MANASGFFSPSVPHFKVRVKPLTTAIGFSAKVVCVGNIEGAEKHASTVSPSSQSPIPRLVSKGCKLVGCGSAVPALQISNDDLSKMVDTNDEWISVRTGIRRRRVLSGKDNLTGLAVEAARKALEMAKVDPDDLDLILMCTSTPEDLFGSAPQIQKQLGCKANPLSYDITAACSGFVLGLISAACHIRGGGFNNVLVIGADALSRYVDWTDRGTCILFGDAAGAVLVQACNSEEDGLFGFDLHSDGSGQRHLNASIKENESNNALDSNGSVFGFPPKQSSYSCIQMNGKEVFRFAVRCVPQSIESALEKAGLPASSIDWLLLHQANQRIIDAVATRLELPSERVISNLANYGNTSAASIPLALDEAVRSGKVKAGQTIATAGFGAGLTWGSAIIRWG from the exons aTGGCGAATGCATCTGGGTTCTTCAGCCCTTCGGTTCCCCACTTCAAAGTGAGGGTTAAGCCTCTCACCACTGCCATTGGATTCTCCGCCAAAGTCGTTTGCGTTGGAAACATCGAAGGAGCTGAAAAACATGCTTCCACCGTTTCCCCTTCTTCCCAATCTCCAATACCCAG GCTTGTCAGCAAAGGGTGCAAGTTAGTTGGATGTGGCTCTGCTGTGCCAGCTCTTCAGATTTCTAATGACGATCTTTCGAAAATGGTTGATACTAATGATGAATGGATATCTGTTCGCACCGGGATTCGTAGACGGCGTGTTCTTTCAG GCAAAGATAACTTGACAGGTTTAGCAGTAGAGGCAGCTAGGAAAGCTCTTGAGATGGCAAAGGTAGACCCTGATGATCTTGACCTAATATTGATGTGCACATCTACGCCAGAGGATCTTTTTGGTAGTGCTCCACAG ATTCAAAAACAACTTGGCTGCAAAGCAAATCCATTGTCTTATGACATTACAGCTGCATGTAGTGGATTTGTGTTGGGTTTAATATCAGCTGCTTGTCACATTAGGG GAGGTggatttaataatgttctagtTATTGGGGCGGATGCTCTCTCACGATATGTTGATTGGACAGACAGAGGGACCTGTATTCTTTTTGGGGATGCTGCTGGTGCTGTACTAGTACAG GCCTGCAACAGTGAAGAAGATGGTTTATTTGGTTTTGATTTGCATAGTGATGGCAGTGGTCAAAG GCACTTGAATGCTTCCATTAAAGAAAATGAGTCAAATAATGCATTGGATTCAAATGGTTCTGTGTTTGGCTTTCCTCCCAAGCAGTCCtcatattcatgcattcaaATGAACGGCAAAGAAGTCTTTCGCTTTGCTGTACGATGTGTACCACAGTCAATTGAATCTGCCCTTGAAAAGGCTGGTCTCCCTGCATCTAGCATTGATTGGCTACTTCTCCATCAG GCAAACCAGAGGATTATTGATGCAGTTGCCACTCGGTTAGAACTCCCCTCAGAACGGGTGATATCAAACTTAGCTAATTATGGTAACACAAGTGCAGCTTCCATTCCCTTGGCTTTAGATGAAGCGGTTCGAAGTGGTAAGGTTAAGGCAGGCCAAACTATTGCAACGGCCGGCTTCGGTGCCGGTCTTACTTGGGGTTCAGCAATTATTCGTTGGGGCTGA